Proteins encoded in a region of the Pseudomonas sp. GOM7 genome:
- a CDS encoding MmgE/PrpD family protein translates to MSNPTLVLAEAAANWHHRDLDDDLRWATRRVILDWFATTLPGCTLPPSTLLAEALAACRGAGNAICYVDGQPTSARHAALLNACASHTVEFDDIFKDGGYHPGSPTISAALAVAQDRGASLEQLHRAIIAGYEMGCRVSLAIQPSHYRYWHTTSTVGTIGAAVATAMLLGADAERIAHAIALSSSFAGGHQQNLQGDGMAKALHPGHAADAGILAGMAAAHGVTASLDSLHGDNGFAAATSASSGDWAAALEGLGAWTPIMHMTVKNHGCCGHIFPALDGLRLLQEREGFAAEAIESIHVAGYGATYQMCNRANPGSAQEARFSLQYCVAAQMVLGAVRLAAFAPEALAHSAIRALMARVSVSEDQELAAAYPKKRMARLLVRLKDGRQLEHFQQTRKGDPEDPLSDAELVAKFDELAGSVLSSAQLNALRQTVLHGNELPGMLRLSV, encoded by the coding sequence ATGAGCAATCCCACCCTGGTGCTGGCCGAGGCTGCGGCCAATTGGCACCACCGCGACCTGGACGACGACCTGCGCTGGGCTACCCGGCGGGTCATCCTCGACTGGTTCGCCACGACCCTGCCGGGCTGTACATTGCCCCCGTCTACCCTGTTGGCCGAGGCCCTGGCTGCCTGCCGTGGCGCGGGCAACGCCATCTGCTACGTGGACGGCCAGCCCACCTCGGCACGGCATGCCGCGTTGCTCAATGCCTGCGCCAGCCATACGGTGGAATTCGACGATATCTTCAAGGACGGTGGCTATCACCCCGGCAGCCCGACCATATCCGCCGCCCTGGCCGTGGCCCAGGATCGGGGCGCCTCGCTGGAGCAACTGCACCGTGCGATCATCGCCGGTTACGAGATGGGCTGCCGGGTTTCCCTGGCCATTCAGCCCAGCCATTATCGTTACTGGCATACCACTTCCACGGTGGGCACCATCGGCGCCGCGGTGGCGACCGCGATGCTGCTCGGCGCGGATGCCGAGCGAATCGCCCATGCCATCGCGCTCTCGAGCAGTTTCGCCGGGGGCCACCAGCAGAACCTGCAGGGCGACGGCATGGCCAAGGCCTTGCATCCTGGCCATGCCGCCGATGCCGGCATCCTCGCGGGCATGGCCGCGGCCCATGGCGTGACGGCGTCCCTCGACAGCCTGCATGGCGACAACGGCTTCGCCGCTGCCACCAGCGCTTCCAGCGGTGACTGGGCCGCGGCGCTCGAAGGCCTGGGGGCGTGGACGCCCATCATGCACATGACGGTGAAGAATCATGGTTGTTGCGGGCATATTTTCCCGGCACTCGATGGCTTGAGGCTATTGCAGGAACGAGAGGGCTTCGCCGCCGAGGCCATCGAATCGATCCATGTGGCGGGCTACGGCGCGACCTACCAGATGTGCAACCGGGCCAATCCCGGATCGGCCCAGGAGGCGCGCTTCAGTCTGCAATACTGCGTCGCTGCGCAGATGGTGCTCGGCGCTGTGCGCCTGGCGGCATTCGCCCCCGAGGCGCTGGCGCACTCGGCGATTCGCGCCTTGATGGCCAGGGTGAGCGTTAGCGAGGATCAGGAACTGGCGGCGGCTTATCCGAAAAAGCGCATGGCCAGGCTGCTCGTGAGGCTGAAAGATGGGCGTCAGCTCGAGCATTTCCAGCAAACCCGCAAGGGTGACCCGGAGGATCCGCTATCGGATGCGGAGCTGGTGGCCAAGTTCGATGAGCTGGCCGGTAGCGTTCTCTCTTCGGCGCAACTGAACGCGCTACGCCAGACGGTACTCCACGGGAACGAACTGCCAGGCATGCTCAGGCTGAGTGTCTGA
- a CDS encoding CaiB/BaiF CoA transferase family protein yields MSKAFEGIRVVDTTHVLAGPFASYQMAVLGAEVIKVESPDDPDQARMQGSDRALNDMGMGTAFMAQASNKKALALDLKSAEGREAMKRLIATADVFVENYRPGAFDELGLGYEEMSKLNPRLIYCSISAFGSNGPRREQTAYDNVIQAFSGMMAMTGHGDGRPLKSGAPVVDYATGTSAAYAIATALFQRERNGGKGQFIDVSMLDVALILSSSHLTGLLWNGKHPEQKGNTFPFATIGCYQASDVPLMIGASNLVQQRRLWTALGREDMIKTDNNQRLDAHAEEAQVLTKIIGTMSADYWEQFLQARRIPAARIRRLEEAIADDQVACRQVLQQHASSGSVVDGLRVPVAAFNLSDSPPELTLAPQPMGAQSAEILAELGYGAQEIETLRAAGVVN; encoded by the coding sequence ATGTCCAAAGCATTCGAGGGAATTCGCGTCGTCGACACGACGCATGTACTGGCTGGCCCCTTCGCCAGTTATCAGATGGCGGTGCTGGGCGCCGAGGTGATCAAGGTCGAGTCGCCTGATGATCCCGACCAGGCACGCATGCAGGGCTCCGATCGTGCCTTGAACGATATGGGTATGGGCACTGCGTTCATGGCCCAGGCCTCGAACAAGAAGGCCCTGGCACTGGACCTCAAGAGCGCCGAGGGCCGCGAGGCGATGAAGCGGCTTATCGCCACCGCCGACGTGTTCGTGGAGAACTACCGCCCCGGTGCCTTCGATGAGCTGGGGCTGGGCTACGAGGAAATGTCGAAACTCAACCCCAGGCTGATCTACTGCTCCATCTCGGCCTTCGGCTCGAACGGCCCGCGCCGTGAGCAGACCGCCTACGACAACGTGATCCAGGCCTTTTCCGGGATGATGGCGATGACCGGCCATGGCGATGGCCGGCCCCTGAAGTCAGGTGCTCCGGTGGTGGACTACGCCACTGGTACTTCGGCGGCCTATGCCATCGCCACCGCGCTGTTCCAGCGCGAACGCAATGGCGGCAAGGGCCAGTTCATCGATGTCTCGATGCTCGACGTCGCGCTGATCCTCAGCAGCTCGCACCTCACCGGGCTGCTCTGGAACGGCAAGCACCCGGAGCAGAAGGGCAATACCTTCCCCTTCGCCACCATCGGCTGCTACCAGGCTAGCGATGTGCCGCTGATGATCGGCGCCTCCAACCTGGTGCAACAACGCCGCTTGTGGACGGCGCTTGGTCGTGAGGACATGATCAAGACCGACAACAACCAGCGTCTCGATGCGCATGCCGAAGAAGCGCAGGTGTTGACGAAAATCATCGGCACCATGTCGGCGGACTACTGGGAGCAGTTTCTGCAAGCCAGGCGCATCCCCGCTGCGCGCATTCGCCGCCTGGAGGAGGCCATTGCCGACGACCAGGTGGCATGCCGGCAGGTGCTGCAGCAGCACGCGAGTTCGGGCAGCGTCGTGGATGGGTTGAGGGTTCCGGTGGCGGCCTTCAACCTGTCGGACAGCCCTCCCGAACTCACCCTGGCGCCGCAACCCATGGGGGCGCAGAGCGCCGAGATCCTCGCCGAGCTGGGCTACGGGGCGCAAGAGATCGAAACGCTGCGCGCGGCCGGTGTCGTCAATTGA
- a CDS encoding tripartite tricarboxylate transporter substrate binding protein has product MTMLGAVDAALAEGEWRPTGPVNMVMHTAAGGTADVFIRTLAKTLEPEIGQKVIVINAPGGGGAAQMTRIRAARPDGLTLGINTLSHFTSMLTNLKGTYAIDDFSWIASTQEDAILLFVKSGSDIKNLDGLIAKAKASNGQVNVGGFGPAGSMQSLGISMLEKAAGVKFNWVAFNSTPDITAALLGGHVDVGVSNLGAVSSFFDAERIEGLGVLGKDRLTGLPEVPTFAEQGYEVDTSWLQVRGVFGPADMPKELQQQIADAIHKAMRSEEYQNYARNAGVVDSWMGPDEYTKFVKRVTAVAEVQLKEAGYIQ; this is encoded by the coding sequence ATGACAATGCTCGGTGCGGTCGATGCCGCGCTGGCCGAAGGCGAGTGGCGCCCCACCGGGCCCGTGAACATGGTCATGCACACGGCAGCGGGCGGAACCGCGGATGTGTTCATCAGAACCCTGGCCAAGACCCTGGAGCCGGAAATCGGCCAGAAGGTGATCGTCATCAACGCCCCGGGTGGTGGTGGCGCCGCGCAGATGACGCGGATTCGCGCCGCCCGCCCGGATGGCCTGACGCTGGGGATCAATACCCTGTCGCACTTCACCAGCATGTTGACCAACCTCAAGGGTACTTACGCCATCGATGACTTCTCCTGGATCGCCTCGACCCAGGAGGACGCCATCCTGCTGTTCGTCAAATCCGGTTCCGATATCAAGAACCTGGATGGCCTGATCGCCAAGGCCAAAGCCAGCAATGGCCAGGTCAATGTCGGCGGCTTCGGCCCGGCGGGCTCGATGCAGAGCCTCGGCATCTCGATGCTGGAGAAGGCTGCTGGGGTCAAGTTCAACTGGGTCGCCTTCAACTCCACCCCGGATATCACCGCGGCCCTGCTCGGCGGGCATGTCGATGTCGGGGTCTCCAACCTCGGCGCCGTCAGCTCCTTCTTCGACGCCGAGCGCATCGAAGGCCTGGGCGTGCTGGGCAAGGATCGGCTCACCGGTCTGCCCGAGGTGCCCACTTTCGCCGAACAGGGTTATGAGGTGGACACCAGTTGGCTGCAGGTTCGCGGGGTATTCGGGCCGGCGGACATGCCCAAGGAACTGCAGCAGCAGATCGCCGATGCCATCCACAAGGCGATGCGCTCGGAGGAATACCAGAACTACGCGCGCAACGCTGGCGTGGTGGATTCCTGGATGGGGCCGGACGAGTACACGAAATTCGTCAAGCGTGTAACGGCAGTGGCGGAAGTCCAGCTCAAGGAAGCCGGTTACATCCAGTGA
- a CDS encoding LysR substrate-binding domain-containing protein: MPTTLALSSVTRSVFSESDAPVARPLPGSDWCFLFDHGGPMKYPLPPLNPLRAFEAAARLCSLTSAAEEMNVSQVAVSRQVRVLEEYFGVALFRRLHRGIELTREGKELYEGVTQAFQDISSAARKVSRRGRRDILSIQSYTTFSQRWLIPRLANFHDAHESIEIRLSSSLAPVDFDTQNIDASIRSGRGDWPDLHAEKLVDIELIPICSPTLMESAKLEAPQDLSRVRLLHSMARPNDWASWLSATATRVDADSGVRFDNSALAYEAASMNMGVAIAVKAFVERQLKNGSFIAPFEHTCKTGEGYYLTWPRNMKPSEPLLKFLSWMRELLAQTD, encoded by the coding sequence ATGCCAACGACGCTCGCGTTATCATCAGTTACCCGCTCAGTCTTCTCTGAGTCCGATGCACCAGTCGCGCGGCCATTGCCTGGCAGCGACTGGTGCTTTTTGTTTGATCACGGTGGCCCCATGAAATATCCCCTGCCTCCCTTGAACCCCTTGAGAGCCTTCGAGGCCGCGGCCCGGCTCTGCAGCCTGACCAGTGCCGCAGAAGAGATGAACGTCTCGCAAGTGGCCGTCAGTCGTCAGGTACGGGTACTCGAGGAATACTTCGGGGTGGCCCTGTTCCGGCGTTTGCACAGGGGCATCGAGCTGACGCGCGAGGGCAAGGAGCTGTACGAGGGCGTTACCCAGGCGTTTCAGGACATCAGCAGTGCGGCACGTAAAGTGTCGCGCAGGGGCCGGCGGGATATCCTTTCCATTCAGTCCTACACGACCTTTTCGCAGCGTTGGCTGATTCCCCGGCTGGCCAATTTTCACGATGCCCATGAATCGATTGAAATCAGGTTGTCCTCGTCATTGGCGCCAGTGGATTTCGACACCCAGAACATCGATGCCTCGATTCGCTCGGGGCGTGGCGACTGGCCCGATCTGCATGCGGAAAAACTCGTCGATATCGAACTCATCCCCATCTGTTCGCCAACCCTGATGGAGTCGGCGAAACTCGAGGCGCCGCAGGACCTTTCCCGAGTGCGCTTGCTGCATTCCATGGCGCGGCCCAACGACTGGGCAAGCTGGCTGTCAGCCACCGCTACCCGGGTCGATGCCGATAGCGGTGTCCGCTTCGATAACTCGGCACTGGCTTACGAGGCCGCCTCGATGAACATGGGCGTGGCCATCGCGGTCAAGGCCTTCGTCGAGCGTCAACTGAAGAATGGCAGTTTCATCGCGCCTTTCGAGCACACCTGCAAGACCGGCGAAGGCTATTACCTGACCTGGCCGCGCAACATGAAGCCATCGGAACCGCTGCTGAAATTCCTCTCCTGGATGCGTGAGCTGCTGGCGCAAACCGATTGA
- a CDS encoding OprD family porin gives MKLMPLCVAGTGLALMLPSAFAEGFLEDSKASLDLRNFYMNRDFREGSGQSQREEWAQGFILRYQSGYTPGAIGVGFDAIGMLGIKLDSGRGRAGTGLLPVEDDRDVSDDYSKAGGTLKLRASSSEFKLGTLLPKWPTLQANDGRLLPQTFEGMQLQVRELKGLELTGAQIQRVVQRDQTSDEGLALNNKNRRFSGSLDGGDFELLGLSYRVLENTDFSYQYARFENIYRQQFVGLSDRRKGEWGAFNTDIRLFLSDDEGNAHGGDIDNRAFSAMGTYKLNGHSLGVGYQVMSGDSAFPYVAGANPYLVNFVQIGDFAEKDERSWQLRYDYDLAKVGIPGLTFMTRYLRGSGADVRGADGGGERELDVELQYVFQSGSLKGMGVRLRSATYRSDFARDANDARVIISYPLSLL, from the coding sequence ATGAAACTCATGCCCCTGTGCGTGGCAGGGACGGGGCTTGCCCTCATGCTGCCTTCGGCCTTCGCGGAAGGTTTTCTGGAAGACAGCAAAGCCTCACTGGATCTGCGCAATTTCTACATGAACCGCGACTTCAGGGAGGGAAGCGGGCAGTCACAGCGCGAAGAGTGGGCGCAGGGCTTCATCCTGCGCTACCAATCCGGCTATACCCCCGGCGCCATCGGTGTCGGCTTCGACGCCATCGGCATGCTGGGTATCAAGCTCGATTCCGGCCGCGGTCGGGCCGGCACGGGGCTGCTGCCGGTGGAAGACGACAGGGATGTGTCGGATGACTACTCGAAGGCTGGCGGCACGCTCAAGCTGCGGGCGTCCAGCAGCGAGTTCAAGCTGGGCACGCTGCTGCCCAAGTGGCCAACCTTGCAGGCCAATGATGGCCGTCTGCTGCCACAGACCTTCGAGGGCATGCAACTGCAGGTTCGCGAGCTGAAAGGCCTGGAGCTCACCGGCGCACAGATCCAGCGCGTCGTGCAACGCGACCAGACGAGCGATGAAGGCCTGGCGCTGAACAACAAGAACCGTCGCTTCAGCGGCTCTCTGGACGGTGGTGACTTCGAGCTGCTCGGGCTCAGCTACAGGGTTCTGGAAAACACCGACTTCAGTTACCAGTACGCTCGCTTCGAGAACATCTATCGCCAGCAGTTCGTGGGGCTCAGCGATCGACGCAAGGGCGAGTGGGGCGCTTTCAACACGGATATCCGCCTGTTCCTGAGCGACGATGAAGGCAATGCCCATGGCGGTGACATCGATAACCGCGCATTCAGCGCCATGGGCACCTACAAGCTGAACGGCCATTCGCTGGGGGTTGGTTATCAGGTCATGTCGGGGGACTCGGCCTTCCCCTATGTCGCAGGCGCAAACCCCTACCTGGTCAACTTCGTCCAGATCGGCGATTTCGCCGAGAAGGACGAGCGCTCCTGGCAACTGCGCTACGACTATGACCTCGCCAAGGTGGGCATCCCTGGCCTGACCTTCATGACCCGTTACCTGCGCGGCAGTGGCGCGGATGTGCGAGGGGCTGACGGTGGCGGTGAGCGCGAACTGGATGTCGAGCTGCAGTACGTGTTCCAGAGCGGCAGCTTAAAGGGGATGGGTGTGCGCTTGCGCAGCGCCACCTACAGATCCGACTTCGCTCGTGATGCCAACGACGCTCGCGTTATCATCAGTTACCCGCTCAGTCTTCTCTGA
- a CDS encoding IclR family transcriptional regulator: protein MFSPHLHALEQAADTTTPSGLPGQGKSTPNRSLERGLGLLRAFRPGCEYLSNGELSERTGLSKSTVSRLTQTLVRSGFLDYDPVSGAYRLAASLLSLAHTLHHGSTLVQIAEPLMRQVARQLQVNVGLAAADGDEMVYLESIRLSARKSPRNVGTGQRLPMELTALGRACLAVQDEVHRQALLQHFQARRCASRWAELSREIEAAMRSVGCHGYCTASWQPQVVSIAAPLDLPSYRAHALNISLSTRESIEAVTARYAQPLLELTESIRRELNRKDAS, encoded by the coding sequence ATGTTCAGCCCTCACCTTCACGCACTGGAACAGGCCGCCGACACAACGACGCCTTCGGGCCTTCCCGGCCAGGGCAAGTCGACCCCGAATCGCTCCCTGGAACGTGGCCTGGGCCTGTTGCGGGCCTTTCGTCCGGGCTGCGAGTACCTGAGCAATGGGGAGCTGAGCGAAAGAACGGGCCTGTCCAAGTCGACCGTCAGCCGCCTGACGCAAACGCTGGTTCGCAGCGGCTTCCTCGATTACGACCCGGTCAGTGGTGCCTATCGGCTCGCCGCCTCCCTGCTCAGCCTGGCCCACACCCTGCATCACGGCAGTACGCTGGTGCAAATAGCGGAACCCTTGATGCGCCAGGTCGCCCGGCAACTCCAGGTGAACGTTGGCCTGGCCGCTGCCGATGGCGACGAGATGGTCTACCTGGAGTCGATCAGGCTGAGCGCGCGCAAATCGCCGCGCAACGTCGGCACGGGGCAGCGTCTACCCATGGAGCTGACCGCACTGGGCCGCGCCTGTCTGGCGGTGCAGGACGAGGTGCACCGCCAAGCGCTGCTGCAACATTTCCAGGCACGGCGCTGCGCCTCGCGCTGGGCAGAGCTGAGCAGAGAGATCGAAGCGGCCATGCGCAGTGTCGGATGCCATGGCTATTGCACCGCTTCCTGGCAACCGCAAGTGGTGTCGATAGCCGCCCCCCTCGACCTCCCCAGCTATCGCGCCCATGCGCTGAATATCAGCCTGTCGACCCGCGAAAGCATCGAGGCAGTGACAGCGCGCTATGCGCAGCCGCTGCTCGAGCTGACCGAGAGCATCAGGCGCGAGCTGAACCGCAAAGATGCTTCATGA